From the Actinomadura luzonensis genome, the window ATGGAGGCGGCCGCCATCGACGGGGCCTCCCGGTGGCGCACGCTGCACACGATCGCGCTGCCGCTGGCCGCGCCGGGGCTGGTGGCGGCCGGGCTGTTCGCGTTCGTGCGGGCCTGGAACGACTTCGTCTTCGCCCTCACCCTCACCGACCCCGACCGGCAGACCCTGCCGCCGGGCCTGGTGCACACCTATCTCGGGGAGTTCCAAACCGCCTGGCCGGACCTCATGGCCGCGTCCTTCGTCGTCTCGCTCCCGGTCATCGCCGCGTTCATGTTCCTGCAGCGGTACCTGGTCGGCGGGCTGACGGCGGGCGCGGTCAAGGGCTGACCCCAACCCCCCTTTTCTGTCAGGAGAGACATGAACACGCTCAACCGCCGCGACGCCTTCCGGCTGGCCGGCCTGTCCGCGCTCGGTGCGGCCGTGGCCGCCTGCGCCCCCGACGCCGCCTCCGGAGGGGGCGCGCCGAAGGGCGACGCGGCCGCGAAGACGTTCGGCTTCACGTCCTGGTCGCTGAACGAGGAGGCGCAGAAGGGCGCCGTGCAGGCCATCGTGGACGCCTACGCCGCCGCCAGGCAGGTGAAGATCGAGACGGCGTCGTTCCCGTACAACGAGTACCTCAACCAGGTGACGCTCAAGCTGCGCGGCGGCCAGGTCGGCGGCGCGATCCAGCTCGACATCTCGTGGCTGGCCGCGCTCGCCGCCGTGGGCCGGCTGAAGGACCTCGGCGCGCAGGCCGCCAAGGGCGGCTACACCGACGTCGCGCTGAGCAGCGGCACGTTCGGCGGCAAGCAGCTCGGACTGCCGTGGACCACCGGCTCGATCGGGCTGGTCGCCAACACCGAGATCCTGAAGAAGGCCGGGGTCGAGGAGCTGCCGGCCACGGTCGAGGAGTTCGAGGCGGCGCTGCGGGCGGTCGCCGAGCTGGGCGGCGGCATCACGCCGTACGCGGCGGCGACCAAGGCGGCGCAGCTCAAGGACATCCTGCCGTGGATGCGCACGTTCGGCAGCCCGCTGCTCGACGGCGAGACGATCACCGTGGGCGACGACGCCTCGGTGGCCGCGGTCGAGTGGTACAAGAAGCTCTACGACGCCCGGCTCATCGCGCCCGACGTGGACCGCTTCGACGCCCGCGCCCTGTTCGCGCAGGGCAAGGCGGCCTTCTACGACGACGCGATCATCACCAGGGGCGTGGTGGCCGCCCAGTCTCCGGACAAGTCGCTGGCGGAGAAGATGGCGCCGCTGGCCCGGCCGGTGCTGAAGAGCGGCGACACGCCGCAGGCGCTGCTGTGGGGGCACGTGATCGTGGTGGTGGAGGGCGAGGGCTCGGACGCGGCGGCCGACTTCGCCGCGTACGCGACCTCCGACACCGCGACGGTCGCCGGCTTCTTCGAGAAGGTCAAGCTGCCGCCGACGACCACCGCCGGGCTCGCCGACCCGAAGGTGGCCGGGGACGCCTTCACCACCGCGTGGACCGAGAAGATCACCAAGACCGCGACCGCCAACCCGTTCTGGCGCTACGCCGGCTACGCCCAGATCGAGACCGCCATCGCCGAGCAGGTGCAGGCGGTGCTCGTCGGCCGGGCGTCGGCCAAGGACGCCCTGGCCAAGGCCGCCGAGACCGCCAGGCCGCTGCAGAAGTAGGAGAACCGCCCGGCTGAGGACCCGGGCCGCGGGAACGGCAATTCCCGCGACCGGGGGAACGGCAATTCCCCGGTGGTCCGCCGGGCGGCCTCCGACACCCCGTGCCCATCACGACAGAGGTGGTCCTGCCATGTTCCCACGAAAGCTCTTACCGGCCGCGCTGCTGGCCGCCCTGACCCTCCTGCCCGCCGTTCCGGCGTCCGCCACGCCCGCCGGGCCGGCGATCGAGCGGCTGCCCGTCACCGTCGACTCCTCCAACCAGGCCGGCTGGTGGCGGCCCGTCGACACCTTCGGCGGCGTCACGTACTTCGCCTTCGACGCGCCCGCGCCGGTCGAGGGCCGGCACGAGGTGCACCTCGCCTCGCGGGGCCCGGACGGCGCCTGGCGGACCGGGTGCCTGCCCGACGCGGCCGGCGGCTGCGTCACGTACGTGGACGACGTCGGCCACAACCAGCCGTCCATCGTCGTGGACGGCGACGGCCGCATCCACGCCTTCGTCTCCATGCACAACAACGCCTGGCGCTACTACCGCAGCGCCAGGCCGGGCGACGTGACCTCGATGGCCGAGGCCGCCGCGCAGCTCCCCGACCGCGACCTGAGCTTCACCTACCCGGTGACCGTCCGGGGCGCGGACGGGGACGCCTACGTGCTGGCCCGCGCCGACCAGGACGCCCAGCGCGTCCGCGGCGGCCGGCTCTACCGCTTCGACACCGCCACCGGCGCCTGGAGCCGCGCCGCCGTCCTGGGCGCCGCACCCGGCCACTCCTTCTACCCCGACGACCTCCAGGTGGACGCGGCCGGCCGGGTGCACGTGCTGTGGGAGTGGGCGGCGTGGCCGGCCAGCGCCTTCCGGCACCTCGGCTCGTACGCGGTCTACGACCCCGCCGACGGCTCGCTCAAGGACGTCACGGGCGCCCCGCTCACCCAGCCGGTCTCCCCCGGAGCCGGCGCGCCGGTGGTCTACCAGCCCTTCGAGGGCGACGAGACGATCACCTCCAGCGACCGGGCCGTGCAGTCGGCCAAGCTCGCGGTGACCGGCGACCGCCTGGTCGGCATCGCCTACCGCTACCTGCGGGAGAAGTCCGGCAATTCGAACTTCTCCGGCTTCGACGTCCGCTACGCGACCTGGACCGGCACGGAATGGCGGCGCGAGACCGTCGTCTCCCGCGACGACCACCCCGTGGACAACTCGGCCACGATCGGCGTCACCCACGCCGGGCCGAGCACCCGGATCTACTTCGTGGCCGAGGCGAACGGCTGTCTCGGCAGCCGCAGCCAGGTGGTCAAGGCCGAGCGGGCGGACGCCGGCGGGTGGGCGTTCAGCGCGGTCGGCGACGTGCGGCAGGGCTTGCAGCGGCTCCGCGCGATCCGCGGCGCGGACGGCACCGACCTGCTCTACGTCACCGCGCCGCTGGCGGGCGCGCTCTGGCGGGTGACGGTCCCGCGGACCGGCGTGCCGGGACAGGGCGAGCCGTTCGCGGCGGTCGCCGCCCGGCTGACCGCCGCCTCGTCCGGCGGCGGCGTGAACGCCGCGCTCGGCGCGACGGTGACCGTCTCGTCGGTGCTGCGGGCCGGCGCGGAGGGCGGCAAGGCCGTGGACGGCCTGTGCACCGACGACAGCCGGTGGATCTCCGCCGACGGCGACACCGCGCCGACGATCACCGTCGACCTCGGCCGGCAGGTGACGGTGGGCGAGGTCCGGGTGTGGTCCGGGTACTCCAGGGCCCCGGTCCCCGGCACGGACGTGCTGCGTGACTTCGCGGTGGAGGCGCGCACGGCGGACGGCTGGACCCGGCTCGGCGCGGTGACCGGCAACACGGCGGGCGTGGTCCGCGTCCCGGGCGGCGCGGCCGTCGCCGACCAGGTCCGCCTCCTCATCACGGACCCGTCCGGCAACACGCTGGACGTGGCCCGCGTGTACGAGATCGAGGTGATCACCGGCTGACCGGGATGCCCGCTGTGCGCTTCCACCCCCCGCTGCCCGCCCGTCCCCGCTCAACCGGCCAGGCCGAGGGCGAACGCGACCGGCACGAACGCCGCCGTGAGCGCCACCGCCCACCAGCGGGGGGCCGGGCCGGCGCGCAGCACCGCGACGCCCAGCGGCACCAGGGCGGCGGCGAGCCCGGCCAGCGCCACCAGCGCGACCGGGTCGCTGCTGCCCTTCAGCACGCCGAGCGGCAGGGCGGCGGCCAGGCCGAGCGCCACGCACCGCGCCACGCCGAGCGGCCCAGGGCCGAACGCCCGGGCGAGGTGCGCGCCGATCGCCAGCACCACCCAGCCGCCCATGATGCACACGTCGGTCGCCTTGAACACGTGGAAGGCGCCGTAGGACGCGGCGACCGCGCGCTGCGCGGCCGGCAGGCCGAGGACGTCCACGAGCTGGAAGGCCAGGTGGCTCACGCCGGCGTGGAAGACCCGGCCGAACAGGCCCAGCACCGCCAGCGTGCCGCCCCACGCGGCCCAGCCGGGACGCCGGGCGGCGATCAGCCGGGCCAGGCCGGTCACCGCCGGCCACAGGAGCACCGCGCCGGCCGCGTACAGGGCGTAGGACAGCGCCATCCGCCCCGGGGCGGCGGCGTAGGCGGCGAGCTGGCCGGGGAAGAAGTCGTCCGCGCCGGCGCGGACCAGCACCCCAGCGAGCAGGAGCAGCGGCCCGAGCACGAGGCCGGTTCCCTCGACCCAGCGGCCGGGGACAGAGGTGATCGTCATGTCCTCGATCCAACCGGGCGGCCGGGGCCGGGGCACGGGCGCTGTCACGAGGGTTGCACTCCACCCAGCACTACCCCGCCCGGCGTTTCGATAGCCTGCGTAGTCCCGTACGAATGCGACAGAAGGGACCGGGCTCGTGCTCGACGACGCCGGCCTCCAGGCGCTCCGGGAGGCGGCGCGCCTGTCCCCGGACAACCTCCCGCTGCGGCGGCACCTCGGCGAGCAACTGCTCGCCAAGGGGTATCTCGCCGAGGCCGAGGCGGAGCTGCGCGCCGCCCTCGTGCTCGCGCCCCGCGACCCGGACGTGACGGCGGGGCTGGCGGAGGCGTTCGTCCGGCAGAGCGCGTACGGCGAGGCGCTCACGGCGCTGGAGCCGTTCCTGGCGGCGCCCGGCTACCCGCCGCGCATGGGCGTGCTCGCGGCGCGGGCGCTGCTCGGCGAGGGCGACTTCGGGCGGGCCGCCTACCGCTACTACGAGGCCGTCTCCCGCGACCCGTCGGTGGCCGACCCGGACATCGCCGGCGCCCTCACCCTCCCCGCCGCCGGCCCGCCGTCCCCCGTCCCCGCCGCCGCCCCGCCCACCGCGCCTGCCCCCGCCGCCGGGCCGGCCCCCGCCCCCGGACCCGCTGACGGGGCGGAGGTGGAGCGGGCGCGGACGACGTTCGCCGACGTCGCCGGCATGGACGCCGTCAAGGAGTCCCTGCGCGTCAAGCTCCTCCTCCCCCTCCAGCAGCCCGAGCTGTTCGCCGCCTTCGGCAAGCGCGCCGGCGGCGGCGTCCTGCTGTACGGCCCGCCGGGCGCGGGCAAGACGCACCTGGCCAGGGCGGCGGCCGGCGAGCTGGGCGCGGCGTTCGTCAGCGTCGGCCTGGCCGACATTCTGGACATGTACATCGGTTCCAGCGAGCGCAACCTGCGCGCCACGTTCGACCTGGCCCGCCGCAACCGCCCGTGCGTGTTGTTCTTCGACGAGGTGGACGCCCTGGCCGCCCGCCGCTCCGACGCCCGCCACACGCACAACCGGCAGATCGTCAACCAGTTCCTGGCCGAGCTGGACGGCGTGGACCAGGACGCCAACGAGGGCGTGCTCGTCCTGGCCGCCACGAACGCTCCCTGGTACATCGACGTGGCCTTCCGCCGCCCCGGCCGGTTCGACCAGCTCGTGTTCGTGCCGCCGCCCGACCTGGCCGCCCGCGCCGCCATCCTGCGCATCCTGTGCCGCGACAAGCCGCTGGCCGAGATGGACTTCGACGCGGTGGCGCGGGCCACCGAGCACATGGTGGGCGCGGACCTCAAGGGCGTCGTGGACCGGGCGGTGGAGGCCAAGCTGCACGAGTCGATCAAGGCCGGCCGCCCGGTGCCGCTGACGACCATGGACCTGCTGGCCGCCGCCAAGGCCGCCCGTCCCACCGCCGTGCGGGAGTGGATGGCCACGGCGCGCAACTACGTCCTGCACGCCAACGAGTCCGGCGCGTGGGACGACCTCATGCCCTGGGTCAAGGGCAAGTGGTGAGGACCGGCGAGTCGCTGGAACGGGCGCGGACGCTGCTGCGGCTGTCCCGCCCGGCGGACGCCGAACGGGAGCTGCGCGGCGTGCTGGCCACCGAGCCCGAGCAGGAGATGGCGCACTGCCTGCTGGCCCTCGCCCTGATCAGCCAGGGCAGGGCGGAGGAGGCCGCCGAGGAGGCGCGCGAGGCGGTCCGGCTGGCCCCGGAGCACTGGTACCCGCACTACGTCGCGGGCCAGGTGCACCTCCGTTCGGGCCGGCCGGACGAGGCGGTGCGGGCGGCGGAGGCGGCGCTCGCGCACGCGCCCGAGGAGAGCGCGGGGTGGGAGCTGCTGGCCCGCGCCCACGCGGGGGCGGCCCGCTGGCGCCCGATGGCGGAGGCGGCGCGCGGCGGGCTGGCCGTCGATCCGGAGAACGCCGACCTGGCCGCGCTGGCCTCGACGGCGCACACCGGGCTCGGCGAGACCGGGCTGGCCAGGCAGGCGGCCGGGTACGCGCTCCGGCTCGACCCGGAGAGCGCGAACGCGCACCTGGCGAGCGGCCGGGCGGCGCTCGCGGCCGGCGAGCCGAGGGCGGCGGCCGAGCACTTCCGCGAGGTGCTGCGCCTCGACCCCGGCTTCGACCCGGCGAGGGAGCTGCTGGTGGCGGCGCTGAAGCAGCGCAACCCGCTCCAGCGCCGCCTGTCGCGGCTGCGGCAGGGCTACCGGGGCGGCTGGCGGCTGCTGTTCCTGCTGCCCGTGGCCCCGCCGCTGATCGCGGTGTTCGCGCTGATCGCGCTGCTGCACTGGCTGGCCTGGGTCGGGGAGGCGGTGACGGTGCTGCGGCTGGCCCGCGCCAGGGCCACCCGGCTGCTGTTCGAGGGGGCCGAGGCGCGGATCGCGGTGGCCTGCTGCGCGTTGCTCGCCGCCGGGGTGGCGGTGCTCGCGCTCGGCGCGGCGCTCGGCTCGCCCGCGCTCGCCGTCACGGGCGCGACGGTCATGGCCCTGGTCACGCCGGTGCAGGAGGCCGCGCACACCGGCTCGCCGAACGGCCGCGCCACCCTGTACCTGTGGGCCGGGCTGCTGGCGGTGGCGGCCGTCGTGGGGGCGGTGTCGGGACTGCCGCCGGTGGTGCTGCTGACCCTGTACGCCGCGCTCGGCACGATCTGGATCGCCGCCTGGGTGCGCCGCGCGACAGCACCTCGGGCGGCGTCTCGGGCGGCGTCTCGGGCGGGCTGAAAGTTTCACGCGTTCCCGCAGGTCAGAGCCCCTGGAAGCACCGCCCGCATTGACGGCCCGCGAGGCGCTGGCGAGCATGGCGCCGCGTTCTCCCTCCTCGAAAGGGCACCCCCATGCACTTGTCCAAGGCGGTGACGTCCGCCCTGGCCGCGCTCGTCGCGGGCGCGGCCGTGACGGTCGCGCTGACCACGGCGGCCCCGGCGGGTGCGGCCGCCGGCACGGGCACCGGCTACCTCCACACGAACGGCAACAAGATCGTCGACAGCACGGGCGCGACCGTCCGGCTGACCGGCATCAACTGGTTCGGCATGGAGACCGACAACAAGACCTTCCACGGCCTGTGGTCCAGCAACCCGTGGAAGAGCCAGCTCGACCTGATGGCCCGGCTCGGCTACAACACGCTGCGCGTGCCGTACTCGAACGACGCGCTCAAGCCGGGCGCGACGGCCACCGGCATCAACGACTACGTCAACCCGGACCTCATCGGCCTGTCGCCGCTGCAGATCCTGGACAAGATCGTGGACTACGCGGGCACGAAGGGCATGCGGATCATCCTCGACCGCC encodes:
- a CDS encoding ABC transporter substrate-binding protein, with the protein product MNTLNRRDAFRLAGLSALGAAVAACAPDAASGGGAPKGDAAAKTFGFTSWSLNEEAQKGAVQAIVDAYAAARQVKIETASFPYNEYLNQVTLKLRGGQVGGAIQLDISWLAALAAVGRLKDLGAQAAKGGYTDVALSSGTFGGKQLGLPWTTGSIGLVANTEILKKAGVEELPATVEEFEAALRAVAELGGGITPYAAATKAAQLKDILPWMRTFGSPLLDGETITVGDDASVAAVEWYKKLYDARLIAPDVDRFDARALFAQGKAAFYDDAIITRGVVAAQSPDKSLAEKMAPLARPVLKSGDTPQALLWGHVIVVVEGEGSDAAADFAAYATSDTATVAGFFEKVKLPPTTTAGLADPKVAGDAFTTAWTEKITKTATANPFWRYAGYAQIETAIAEQVQAVLVGRASAKDALAKAAETARPLQK
- a CDS encoding BNR-4 repeat-containing protein — translated: MFPRKLLPAALLAALTLLPAVPASATPAGPAIERLPVTVDSSNQAGWWRPVDTFGGVTYFAFDAPAPVEGRHEVHLASRGPDGAWRTGCLPDAAGGCVTYVDDVGHNQPSIVVDGDGRIHAFVSMHNNAWRYYRSARPGDVTSMAEAAAQLPDRDLSFTYPVTVRGADGDAYVLARADQDAQRVRGGRLYRFDTATGAWSRAAVLGAAPGHSFYPDDLQVDAAGRVHVLWEWAAWPASAFRHLGSYAVYDPADGSLKDVTGAPLTQPVSPGAGAPVVYQPFEGDETITSSDRAVQSAKLAVTGDRLVGIAYRYLREKSGNSNFSGFDVRYATWTGTEWRRETVVSRDDHPVDNSATIGVTHAGPSTRIYFVAEANGCLGSRSQVVKAERADAGGWAFSAVGDVRQGLQRLRAIRGADGTDLLYVTAPLAGALWRVTVPRTGVPGQGEPFAAVAARLTAASSGGGVNAALGATVTVSSVLRAGAEGGKAVDGLCTDDSRWISADGDTAPTITVDLGRQVTVGEVRVWSGYSRAPVPGTDVLRDFAVEARTADGWTRLGAVTGNTAGVVRVPGGAAVADQVRLLITDPSGNTLDVARVYEIEVITG
- a CDS encoding ATP-binding protein, translating into MLDDAGLQALREAARLSPDNLPLRRHLGEQLLAKGYLAEAEAELRAALVLAPRDPDVTAGLAEAFVRQSAYGEALTALEPFLAAPGYPPRMGVLAARALLGEGDFGRAAYRYYEAVSRDPSVADPDIAGALTLPAAGPPSPVPAAAPPTAPAPAAGPAPAPGPADGAEVERARTTFADVAGMDAVKESLRVKLLLPLQQPELFAAFGKRAGGGVLLYGPPGAGKTHLARAAAGELGAAFVSVGLADILDMYIGSSERNLRATFDLARRNRPCVLFFDEVDALAARRSDARHTHNRQIVNQFLAELDGVDQDANEGVLVLAATNAPWYIDVAFRRPGRFDQLVFVPPPDLAARAAILRILCRDKPLAEMDFDAVARATEHMVGADLKGVVDRAVEAKLHESIKAGRPVPLTTMDLLAAAKAARPTAVREWMATARNYVLHANESGAWDDLMPWVKGKW
- a CDS encoding tetratricopeptide repeat protein; translation: MRTGESLERARTLLRLSRPADAERELRGVLATEPEQEMAHCLLALALISQGRAEEAAEEAREAVRLAPEHWYPHYVAGQVHLRSGRPDEAVRAAEAALAHAPEESAGWELLARAHAGAARWRPMAEAARGGLAVDPENADLAALASTAHTGLGETGLARQAAGYALRLDPESANAHLASGRAALAAGEPRAAAEHFREVLRLDPGFDPARELLVAALKQRNPLQRRLSRLRQGYRGGWRLLFLLPVAPPLIAVFALIALLHWLAWVGEAVTVLRLARARATRLLFEGAEARIAVACCALLAAGVAVLALGAALGSPALAVTGATVMALVTPVQEAAHTGSPNGRATLYLWAGLLAVAAVVGAVSGLPPVVLLTLYAALGTIWIAAWVRRATAPRAASRAASRAG